The Paralichthys olivaceus isolate ysfri-2021 chromosome 2, ASM2471397v2, whole genome shotgun sequence genomic interval GGGACTGTATGGACTTTGCTGAGGtatgctctctactgagtgccattctaggtTTAGGTTAAATTTGTCCAGATTCAAGTTACAATACAGTGACAAATTACAAGTAACTTACAGATAAGTTAGGTTCAGTCTGAGCACACGAGAGAAGCcacaaatataacaaatgttTCACCTGTTTTGAGGAGTTTCCACAAAGTCTGACAGTGAAGAGTCCTCTCGATCTTGTTGCAGCATATCCGAGAGGTTCATCACAGAAATCACTATTTGGGTCACAGTGCTGAACTCTTCAAGGGACATACCTTCATCTGTTGATAGAAAATGTGTGTATTAATTTAtcataaatataatacattcaacataaaaatacagatgtgGAATTGCAAATGTATTCTATCTTTTAATTCGAAACATATATTATGCACACATGCACCCTCTTGACTTTGGTAGTCTCAGACTGCAGCTTTAACAATGTTCATTATGAGTTTTATAGCTATTGAAGGGCAGATTTCCATCACCTGTATCTGCTTGCCTTCTCTGTCGTTTGATCTCCTCTCTCGACTTTGCCAGCAGATTTTCCCACTTTTTGTTGCAGTCAGACACTGTGCGCTGAATCTGTGGAAAGGCGGTGTTGATGGCTTGGGTGATTTCCTCCCAGGCTTGTCTCTTGTCTTGTACTGATATTCCAGTGCTGCACTTCCCTCTGAttatctccctcctctcctgcatTAACTGGGCGAGAAGGAGACACTCCTGGTCTGTCCAGTTCGGTCTTCTCTTCCTGCTGGTCATCCCCTCAAGAAGTTGTAGAGGCATTTTTAtctgaaagagacagacagaaattcACACATATTGATTATCTGATGGATTAAATACATGCACAATTTGCACATCCTTGCAGCACATTAATGTCAATTACAGATTTCAGTAAGACTCAGTTTAACGGAAATGTTCAACATGATCACCTGACTGCAAAGAGAAAACTTCCACTCGAGTCTCCTTAAACTTAAGTTATTATATTTAAGAGATTTTTTTGAAATTGTATCATTTTCGCTGCCTGGAGCTGAATCAAGTCGAAGAGTTATTTGTTATCAGCCCAGGCTCGTGTGAGATGTGAATAAGATGAAGCACAAACGACGCTATAATGAAGAGATCTTAATAAAACCTTAAGGTAAAACGTAAGGCTTTCTGCTCCGTCTCAGGGAAAACTCCGCGTCGCAGGATGATGACGTCGTCTCCTGGTGACGTGTCAGTTTGTTTACAGCTGCCCGGACATCATGGCTGTGGATATAACTCTGCTGTTTAAAGCCAGTGTGAAGACAGTGAAAACCAGGAACAAGGCCATAGGAATCGGCTTCGACTCCACTAAAGATGAGATTTTCAGGCGGAGCAGGACAAAGAGCGGCTTCTCTCCGAAGGCGAAGGAGGTGGTGAGTGTTTCCCTCGAGTTAGCTTTAGCTAGCAGGGCTAGCACCGATACTGACTCCACAGTTGATGACAGCTGGACACGGATGTTTTAACACAAGTTACTGTGTTGTAAAAAACaatgttgaattaaaatgtaGAGTTTAGTGTTTTTAAACTGCGTCTGATGCACTCAAACACATGTAGAGATAGACACTAAAGAGGGATCTGCCAGTTGTCAGATTTATCAGAAATCACATCTGTCAAACCTAACAACGAGCATCGTCATCAGACTGTCGAAACCTAATTAATCTCATTTCAAACTACTATGGCCTCAGTGATGATTTCTATGATAATGCTCAAGAAACGGTTTCACAACTTTAAACATAACAAATACTAACCTTATggtcttgtttgtgtttaaagtaTTTCCACTATGATAGTAACTCTGCCaggtcaaaacaaaaacatattaagACAAAAAGTAACGTAGCAAATGTTCATATCATGATGCCATTGTTAAAGAAGACAAAGTGCAGCAATGAATAAAGCTCACTGAGTTTATCATGTGCCAGTTTTTGCAATTTTACACATCTTATTTTTATGCAGAAGCTCTTGAGTGAGTACTACTGGGCCTGAAAAACATTCTCAGGGAAACACTGGTTTACTTCAAAATATTTAGAGCAATAAACCAGAAAATCATGATCACGTTTCTCAGTGAGTCAGAGCTTTAACTCCCTCTAACTTTGTTATTAATAACACTCCCTCCCCTCGCTTTCTCCAGTCATTACCTGCACAACGATCAGGCTGGATCATTATGTCTGCTTTCAATACACTCTTCCTGTCACTCTAACTCATCTCGCAGGGAGCCAACTGCACAGTTCCCACCGGATGTTTATGTAGTTTAATGTtgtgtgaatttgaattttttaaaaaggcctTCAAAGTAGACACAAAAAGATATCGGTAATTGAAAGTGCTTGCATTTATATAGTCTGTGAAAGGTTGAAATTAAAGTTCTGGCATAATATTAGCAAGAGGCTATGTGTTGCTGTCTACATGTGTGTAAGAGACCTCAGTCTACTTTTTATTCTGCCATTACTGTAACATAGCACACATAAGTGAGTTTGTAGTTTTTACACATTCAAGCCTATAAGTAGTTGTCTGTATGAACTCCAAAGCCTGCTTGTTCTCGTTATACAAAATCCTAAACTGCTTTAAGGACTGCTCTGAACTCCAAATAATCTCAGCTGTAAGTGAGAActaaaatgtctgagtcagtgttgcagacattctctggagtttctcctatCAGCCCCcttgtaaaaaaatgtgttaatgtccaagctcatgtgagaatacagcaggagattatccagaggatTCACCTTAAGCGAGCGGGGgcattgatgacatttctaatacACGATGGATGCAAAAACCCAAAAGAATCCAAATATCTCAGCATGAAAAAGAAGTGacacacatgtagaaaacacagaagaagatgtcaacttggaaagattTGGGTAGGACATTTATGTCaatgtgctgaaaacaaaaacacatgaactctgcagcagaattcataacgtcctgcctcctgcatgctgctCAACCCCTCACCTGAAGACTTGGGAGATTCCTATGTTGTATCTgaagaacctcctgctgtgtttttatttgtgaaaggcaaactccggtGAAGGACTGGTCCTCATTGCGCAGACATTTACTGGAATTCATGTCTGGGAACAGCTTTAGTGTTATAACATTGATTAATGTTGATCCATGTTTCAAACTGTGCCATGATGGGTTCTTTGATCTGAGGAAATTGGGCCTGGAAGTCGTAGAAATTTTCTTGAAGTTGATTTTTATGAAGGTGTGGGAACCTTGCAACTGTGGCAACCATCTCTAAATCACTGTTAGCAAAAGCGCCTCAGGCTCAACAGTAGTCATTTGGTCTTTTACTAATTAATCTAATGTCTTGGCAGGTATTTCTGCATCTCTGGCACGGTTCACTGCTGACTGATTAAAGGCTCCTTTAAATGGATGATTGTATGAgcagatctaaataaataattactcTGCTTGAGATCTGAAACCTACAGGTCTGGAGACTGGGTTTAAAAGTGATGCAGAAAATGAACCAATGTGATGGAGAGTAGTAAAGAGCATTCTCCTCATTTTAATTACATTGAAAAGACATGGTAATCTTCCGTATGACGTCCTGCTCTAATTAAAATAGTGGTTCACTAGAAAGATGTTCGACTTCAGGTTGTAATTACATTACATCAAGGAAATTCTGATCCCAGTGCCTCTTTTAAAAGACTTAACTATGCTTAACTAATCTTGATTTAACTGTAGGAAATATCACATAAGCTTAAATATATTGGTGAAAACAAGTTTAACGAGTTTAAATCTTGTAATGGGACACTGAACATAGAAACTTGGCAGGAAAAGGCAACATTGGCATTAAATTAGTTCAGGAAACATCTCAAATGTTATTCTTCCACTGAAGTACAGAGACATCATCAATGGTTGGCAGTTACAGTTGGCAACACAATGGCTTCCCTCGATGTCATGAGTGTTGCTTATACAGCTAAGAGTATTTGGCCTAACATGAAAATCATGAACACAGACCTCTTCAAAGTCACCTCGAAGAACCACTTTACGTTTCCCTCAACGAGTCAGGATGCTAAGTTTTACCTGATGTCTCCAACCATCAGTCTGAGGCAAACTTGAGCCCAGTCTCAGCAGCTCTGCACAACCGGCTTTTTGTTATGTCCTGAAACATTGATATTAGAACTGGTGGTTTAATAAAAGCACTGTTGCTGAATCAAAAGAAACCAAAACCTATCCTGTGGTTCCTgccctctgctctcctccccCCCGCCGCTGTCTCCATCGCGCTGCAGATATCATCTCAACGGTCCTCGTGAAGCAGCTTTTGTAGAAATTGAAATTGCGAGTTTGGAATGTCCTGACTGCTTACAGTTATGTCGCGGTTTTCACCCACATCTCCCCCAGCTCAAGTATCCATTCTTCTCTCTTTACAGCCTGACATAGGCAGCTTTTTTTGTGCGAGTCCCCTCTTTACATGTAT includes:
- the LOC109629309 gene encoding myb/SANT-like DNA-binding domain-containing protein 4 — translated: MPLQLLEGMTSRKRRPNWTDQECLLLAQLMQERREIIRGKCSTGISVQDKRQAWEEITQAINTAFPQIQRTVSDCNKKWENLLAKSREEIKRQRRQADTDEGMSLEEFSTVTQIVISVMNLSDMLQQDREDSSLSDFVETPQNSCDQNGKDHRSDEGFPNKRPLTDHEFLSYQHPSTSPTEQKYSAFTNIPKSLAVQFSTPHSSNFTTSGEHSYTPGSTSPTSVHCTTLQERMDLEMSVLRRQEAVLKLQEEYYTLKIKLMKKKMEEPLEKD